The segment ATGAAGCGTTGTGTTAAGGAAACACCGTGATGAATGAGTTTTATGAAAAAATGCATTTTTGCGAAAAGGGCTGGGAATGAGTTTGATGTGTCGAAAACATGATCGAATGATCGCGTCTTGGTTTGTCACGCTGGGCGGAATGCTGGTGCTAACCTTTCTGGCAGAAAGCCAATGCGTGATGGCGGACTCGCCGGTCTCTCACAAGCCGCGAATCATCACCACGACCGATTTGGGAGCTGATCCCGATGACGAGCAAAGCTTGGTGCGTCTGTTTGTCTCCGCGAATGAATTCGATCAAGAAGGCTTGATTGTCTCGACCGGTTGTTGGAAGAAATCGCAAAGCAACACGGCGATGTTGGACAAAATTGTTGACGCCTACGCAGAGTGCGAAGCCAATCTGAAGGTGCATGCCGAAGGCTTTCCTACGGCGGATGATTTGCGTTCCATCTCGATCATGGGGCAAACCGGTTACGGCATGGGCGATGTCGGTGACGGCAAAGACAGTCCCGGTTCAGAGTTGATCATCGCATCGGTAGACAAAGACGATCCTCGCCCGGTGTGGGTTGGATGCTGGGGTGGAGCCAACAACGTGGCGCAAGCGATTTGGAAAGTCCGTGCCACACGTTCGCCGGAAGAACTCAAAGCTTTTCTTAGCAAGTTGCGGGTGTTCGACATTCTGGGCCAAGACGACGCGGGAGCTTGGATCGCGAAAAACTTTCCCGACGTGTTCTACATTCGGGCGACGGCGGTATATGGGTGGCAGCCGTCGGATGACTACCTGGATCAACACATTCAAAACCATGGCCCTTTGGGAGCGGTTTATCCAGATCGCAAATGGGCGACCGAAGGTGACACGCCCGCGTTCATGCACGTCTATCCCAATGGGCTGAATGATCCCGAGCAGATTGATCAGGGTGGTTGGGGAGGACGGTTCAGCTTTGAAAAGAAAGCCGGGATCCGTAGCATGAAACCCGTCACCAACGAACATGAATTCGATCCGTACGAGATGTACGGAAACACGTCGGATGGCGCGAAAGCGATCAAACGTTGGAGCGAAGCGTACGACAACGATTTCGCCGCGCGGATGGATTGGAGCGTGACAAACAACTACGAAGATGCCAACCACCATCCAATCGCGGTGCTCAATGGCGATAAAACGCGAAGTGTGCTCACGCTGTCGGTTCGCCCCGGAACGTCGTTGACGCTCAAGGCGGATGGATCTTCTGATCCTGATAGGGATGAACTGGACTACGCTTGGGACATCTATCGCGAACCCAGTTCATTCGCTGGTGAGGTGGTCATTTCGGATGAGACATCCTCGACGGCTACCTTGTCGATCCCAAATGATGCATCGGGCACGAGCATTCACGTGGTGCTGACGTTGCAGGATCACGGCACACCGCGATTGACCGCTTACCGACGGGTTGTGCTGAACGTCGAGTGAATGCCGCTGAGACCAGACGGACTGAATCGAATCCCCACCTTTGAGATTGCTGAATTGATGAACGTTTTGAATCTTGGCTTTCGATCGACTTGCATCGGTGCAATGACAATATTGATACTTGGAGCTGGAGCCGTTGCGGTTCAGGCACAAGAATCCGAAGCACGGTCCCTAAAGAACGCCGTTGCTTCGCGATTCAAAATCGGAGTTGGGGTCAGCCATCAAGTGGTTCAGAATGCTGACGACGTGGCGTTGATTCGGCAGCATTTCCAAATTTTGACGCCAGAGAACTGCATGAAGCCGCAGGGCATCCATCCGGAGGAAGAACGATGGAATTTTGGTCCCACGGATGCTTTTGCGGACTTCGTTCGCGAAAACGATTTGGAGATGGTGGGGCATTGCTTGGTCTGGGCCAAAGACGATCGCACGGATCCGTGGATGATGAAAGAAGATGGCCAACCCGTCTCTCGCGAAAAGTTGCTCCAGAGGATTCAAAACCATGTTGACGTGGTGGTGGAGCGGTACGCTGATGTGTCCACGCATTGGGATGTGGTCAACGAGGCGATTGGTGACAGCGGCGATGGTTTACTTCGAGATTCGGTTTATTCGCGAACCACTGGCATCGATTTTATCGTCACGGCGTTCCAAGCCGCTCGGGCGAAGGATCCGGACGCGTTATTGATCTACAACGACTACAACGGACACAAGCCGGGCAAGCGTGAGAAGCTGATTGAATTTCTCAAGCAAGCCAAAGCCAAAGGGGCTCCCATCGATGCGTATGGCATGCAGGGGCATTTTGAGTTGGGAGACAATTCGTTGGACGAGCTGCGTACGACGTTCGATCAGCTTCGCGAATTGGGTGTCCAAGTGGTGGTGTCCGAACTGGACATCGACATCGTTCGTCGCGGACGTTGGTGGGCCGATGGAAATGCTCATCGCGAGGAACTGAAGAGCTTCGATCCGTACAAAGACGGGATGCCGGCGGAGATCGAGGCCGAGATGGTTCAGCAGTATGTGGCGCTCTTTCAATTGTTCGACGAGTATCAAGACATCATCGCTCGGGTGTCCTTTTGGAACCTGCACGATGGGCAGAGTTGGTTGAACTACTTCCCTTGGAATCGAGTCAACCATCCGCTGCTATTCGATCGCCAACGCCAACCCAAACCCGCGTTTGACGCGGTGATTGAGTTGCTGAATCAATCTGAATGACAGACGCGGCTCCCGCGATCAGTCGGTCGGTAGAAACGGCAATTTGCTGAGCATCAGTTTGTCGAGCAGGGCACCGTCTTCGCGGTAGGCGATGGTCAATGTGTGCGCGCCGGATGAGAGCGTTTGTTTGCCGAGCTTGACCCACTGCCAGCCTCGCGTGGTCAGTCCATTGGCGGCGGTGAACGACGCGTTGTCGAATCGAATCCAGAAGGAATCATCGTCAGCGGTCGGGCAATTCACGCGAGCGTAGAGATACTGGGTGCTTTCTTCGTCGAGTGTGAAGCTTGTTTGCAGGTGATCTTGCGTGTCTTGCGGAGCGGCGTCAGGGCTGTTGAGTTTCGGGGCCGCCGTGACGTATCTGCCTCCCGATGCGTCGGGGGCTGACCGAGTTTGCCAGGAGGTGCCCAACTCGCAGGCTTCCGCTTCCACGACGTGCGTTTGAGCTTCTTTGCCAAGCACCGCGGGAAAGGTTGATTCGCCTCGGCTCCATCCGTCGTACCAAAATTCGTGAGGCGTATCGTCAAAGGGATGTTTGGTGACGTCGGTGTTCACTTCGGTTTTGCCTCGCAGAAACTTATCGACGAAGGCTTCTACTTCGGGGCGTTGGTTGTCGGGGAGTTGGCAGTGTTGGTGGCCAGCGACGATTGAAAATCCAAATCGATCCGCGATGCCGAAGGTCTTCCAGACTTCGTGAGCCGCTCGACATGAAACATAGCCGGATTCGTCCGCCAGCCATTCGTAATCAGGATTGCCGAGGACCAGCAAAGCTCGCGGCGCGACCATCGCCATCAATTCGTGGTGGTCATAGGGTAGTTTCTCAACTGCCCGCGAAAACTGAAACATG is part of the Rhodopirellula halodulae genome and harbors:
- a CDS encoding DUF1593 domain-containing protein, with amino-acid sequence MCRKHDRMIASWFVTLGGMLVLTFLAESQCVMADSPVSHKPRIITTTDLGADPDDEQSLVRLFVSANEFDQEGLIVSTGCWKKSQSNTAMLDKIVDAYAECEANLKVHAEGFPTADDLRSISIMGQTGYGMGDVGDGKDSPGSELIIASVDKDDPRPVWVGCWGGANNVAQAIWKVRATRSPEELKAFLSKLRVFDILGQDDAGAWIAKNFPDVFYIRATAVYGWQPSDDYLDQHIQNHGPLGAVYPDRKWATEGDTPAFMHVYPNGLNDPEQIDQGGWGGRFSFEKKAGIRSMKPVTNEHEFDPYEMYGNTSDGAKAIKRWSEAYDNDFAARMDWSVTNNYEDANHHPIAVLNGDKTRSVLTLSVRPGTSLTLKADGSSDPDRDELDYAWDIYREPSSFAGEVVISDETSSTATLSIPNDASGTSIHVVLTLQDHGTPRLTAYRRVVLNVE
- a CDS encoding endo-1,4-beta-xylanase — protein: MPLRPDGLNRIPTFEIAELMNVLNLGFRSTCIGAMTILILGAGAVAVQAQESEARSLKNAVASRFKIGVGVSHQVVQNADDVALIRQHFQILTPENCMKPQGIHPEEERWNFGPTDAFADFVRENDLEMVGHCLVWAKDDRTDPWMMKEDGQPVSREKLLQRIQNHVDVVVERYADVSTHWDVVNEAIGDSGDGLLRDSVYSRTTGIDFIVTAFQAARAKDPDALLIYNDYNGHKPGKREKLIEFLKQAKAKGAPIDAYGMQGHFELGDNSLDELRTTFDQLRELGVQVVVSELDIDIVRRGRWWADGNAHREELKSFDPYKDGMPAEIEAEMVQQYVALFQLFDEYQDIIARVSFWNLHDGQSWLNYFPWNRVNHPLLFDRQRQPKPAFDAVIELLNQSE